Genomic DNA from Edaphobacter lichenicola:
TCAGGCTGGCCCGTACTGCCCGTCGATGCACCCCTCAAGGCACTCGTAACCTCAGCCCCTCTACGCGTCCACACCAAAGACAACAAGCCCTCAGACGTAACCAATCTCATGTTCCTCGGCTCCCGGCAACAACTCGAAGCAGCCTTTAAGGAATCAGGATGGTTCGAGGCAGACTCCCTCAGCATGGGCTCTGCAGCAAAGTCGGTCCAGGCGACCATTCGCGGCGCCGGATACACCAACGCTCCCGTGTCTCTCCTAACCGTCAACGGCAAACCACCCGATCTCGTCTTTCAAAAGTCCCTCGACACCTTTGCCAAACGCCATCACATCCGCATCTGGAAGGAGCCCGGAACCTATCAGGGCCGCGACGTCTGGATCGGAGCCGCAACTCACGACATCGCCATCTCAACCGCCAGAAAGAACACCAAATGGTCCCACCGCATCGATCCCCACGTCGATCGCGAACGCGAATGGATTGAAACCGATCTCCTCTACTCCGGCACCGCAACCTCCTACGCGCTGGTCGATCGTCCGCACGCCCCGAAGAAGACCGCCAACGCAACCGGCGACGAGCTGCTCACCGACGGCCAGCTCTCAATCGTAGAGCTCGGCCCCACCAAACCGAACATCCTCAACCCACCTTCCCCAGTCTTGCAGTCCCATTAGCGGCCTTGCAATCACGTTAGCAGCAATCACCCTCCCTCGAACCACACCTGTAGCATGGAACCATCGACGTAATCCGCACCACGAACGTCGGTGGGCCGCGCAGCATCCACCACTGCGCGCACTCAACATGAGGGCAAACCGATGAACGTGATTCTCTTCGGCGCAACCGGCATGGTCGGCCAGGGCGCTCTACGTGAGTGCCTGCTGGACCTCGACGTAAAGCAGGTCCTCACCATCGGCCGCAGCCCAACCGGCCAGCATCACCCCAAACTCCGCGAACTCGTGCACACAGATCTCTTCGACTACTCCACCATCGAAGCCGACCTCACCGGCTACGACGCCTGCTTCTTCTGTCTCGGCGTCACCTCTGCCGGCATGTCCGAGGCGCAGTACACCCACGTCACCCACGACCTCGCCCTCGCCGCTGCAACAACCCTGGCAAAGCTCAACCCCTCCATGACCTTCATCTACGTCTCAGGATCAGGAACCGACGGCACCGAGCGCGGTCGCACCATGTGGGCTCGCGTCAAAGGCAAAACCGAAAACGACATCCTCAAACTCCCCTTCAAAGCTGCCTACATGTTCCGCATCGGATTCATCCAGCCGCTCCACGGCATCGTCTCCAAAACGAAGTTGTACAGCATCTTCTATACCGTCCTGAACCCGGTCCTCCCCCTCATGCGACGCGCCTTCCCCGCGCAGATCGGCACCACCGAACAGGTCGGCCGCGCCATGCTCCTGGTCGCCAAACACGGCTTCCCTCGCCCCGTCCTCGAGCCCAAAGACATCAACACCCTGTAAACATCCGCTGCGATATCCCTCTAAAAATAAGAATCATCCGTAGCAACCGTCCGGCAGTTGCAAACTCTAAGAGTGATATTGGAATCCAACGCAACAACAGCTCCTGTCGATGCTGATCCAGATGATTGGACCGATGGGTGATTGCGGAATCGCTGATCAGAGGGCGAAGATTAAGAAGATCAATCCCGTCAGCAAGATCGGCTCCCTCACTCGCACCTCCCGTGAAGCATGGCGCGTGGACATCTACAATTGGAAACGTAGCTGATATGCAAGGTTTACGTAATGCGGGCCCCATTCTCCTGACCACCCTGCTGTGCACGATGCTCAGCCCGTATGCTCACGCGCAGACGCTCTCCCGCCAATCCGGCCTCACGTCGCCTTCGTATCCAATCCCCTCAACGTCAGCAGCCGCAATCCCGCAGATCGCCACCCTCGCCCCCCTCCCCACCCCACTCCACGACGATCTACCAGAAGCACCCGGACAGCAATCCGCCAATTTCATCTCATCCGACGCATCCGATTCATCCGACCAGCAACCCTCCGGCAGCATCAGCGGCACCGTCTTAGACCCCAGCGGAGCCCAGGTCGAAGGCGCTCTCGTCTCGATCCAATTCCTCGACTCCAGGCCCCAACGCACCCTCGCGACCGATGCAACCGGCTCCTTCAACTTCACCGCAATCAACCCCGGCACCTTTAAGGTTGCAGTCGTATCATCAGGTTTTGCGAACTGGGTGTCCTCAGCCCTTGTCCTCCAAAAAGGCCAGCTCTATGAGCTCCCGACGATCACCCTGCAACTCTCCTCCGCCAACACAAACGTCGACGTCAACTTCACGCGCCACGACATCGCCGAGGAGCAGGTGTCGCTCGAAGAAAAACAGCGCGTCCTCGGCGTCTTCCCCAACTTCTACGTCTCCTACAACTGGGATGCTGTGCCCCTCAGCTCCGGCCAGAAGTTCCGCCTCGCCCTCAGAACCGCCTACGATCCCGTCTCCTTCGCCATCCCCGCAATCATCGCAGGCACCGAGCAGTCTCAGGACACCTTCAGCGGTTACGGCCAGGGCACCGCCGGCTACTTCAAGCGCTTCGGAGCCTCCTACGGCGACGGCTTCATCGGCAACATCCTCGGCAACGCGATCCTTCCCTCCGTCTTCCATCAGGACCCGCGCTACTTCTACAAAGGCACCGGAACCATTCGCTCCCGCACGCTCTATGCCCTGTCCACTGCCTTCATCTGCAAAGGAGACAACGGCCACTGGCAGCCCAACTACTCCTTCATCCTCGGCAACTTCGCCTCCGCAGGCATCTCGAACCTCTATTACCCCTCCAGCGATCGCAACGGAGCAGGACTCACCATCAGAAACGGGCTCATCGACACAGCCTCAGGCGCAGCCTCCTCCCTCATCCAGGAGTTCGTCGTCAAGCGGCTCTCACGTGGCATCCCGAAGAATCCCATCCCCGGAAAATAGAAGAATCGCGTCCGCCTGACTCGCAAAATTTTCACGACTCAACCTGACTTCCCCTCAAAAAGTCAACCCATTGCTTCCGCGCCCGGACCCTGCGATACTTAACCGTGCCCATCCTGCACAAACTTCAAATACATACAAAGAGGTCGCGGACATGTCTGCAAAGTACATCTTCGTAACTGGCGGAGTCGTGTCTTCGCTCGGCAAGGGTCTCGCCGCAGCCTCTATCGGCTGTCTCCTCGAGGCCCGCGGCATCAAGGTCAACCTCATGAAGTTTGACCCCTATCTCAACGTCGATCCCGGCACCATGTCGCCCTTCCAGCACGGCGAAGTCTTCGTCACCGACGACGGCGCCGAGACCGACCTCGATCTCGGCCACTACGAGCGCTTCACCCACGCCAGGCTCACCCGCGACAACAACCTCACCACCGGCCGCATCTACGAGCAGATCATCACCAAAGAGCGCCGCGGCGACTACCTCGGCAAGACCGTCCAGGTCATTCCCCACGTCACCAACGAGATCAAAAACGCCATGCGCAAGGTCGCCGCAGACTGCGAAGTCGCCATCGTAGAGATCGGCGGCACCGTAGGCGACATCGAATCCCTCCCCTTCCTCGAAGCCATCCGCCAGATGCGCCAGGACCTCGGCCGCGAGAACACCTGCTTCGTCCACGTCACCCTCATCCCCTGGATCGCCGCCGCGCAGGAGCTCAAAACCAAGCCCACCCAGCACTCCGTCAAGGAGATGCTCTCCATCGGAATCCAGCCCGACATCCTCCTCTGCCGCTCCGACCGCGCCGTCCCCCGCGAGATGCGCAACAAGATCGCCCTCTTCTGCAACGTTGAAGAGCCCGCCGTCATCGCCGCCCGCGACGTCGCCAGCATCTACGAAGTTCCCCTCACATTCGCCGCTGAAGGCGTAGACACCCTCGCCCTCAAATATCTCCGCATCGAGACCAAGGCTCCCGACCTCTCCCGCTGGCAGGACATCGTCCGCCGCGCCTACAACCCCAAGGACGAGGTCTCCATCGCCATCGTCGGCAAATACGTCGAGTACGAAGACTCCTACAAGTCACTCAAGGAAGCTCTCGTCCACGGCGCCCTCGCCCACAACCTCAAACTCCGCGTCACCTGGCTCGAAGCCGAAGGCCTCGAGACCCCCGACTACGCCGCGCAGCTCCAGGGCTTCGACGGCATCCTCGTCCCCGGCGGATTCGGCAAGCGCGGAATCGAAGGCATGCTCAACGCCATCCGCTTCGCCCGCGAAGAGGCCGTCCCCTACTTCGGCATCTGCCTCGGCATGCAGACCGCCTGCATCGAATACGCCCGCAACGTCTGCGGCCTCAAGGACGCCAACTCCGGCGAGTTCGACCCCGCCACCCCCTACCGCATCATCTACAAACTCCGCGAGCTCACCGGCGTCGAAGAGATGGGCGGCACCATGCGTCTCGGGGCCTGGGACTGCGTCATGGAGCCCGACTCCCTCGCCGCCCACGCCTACGGCAAGACCGAGATCAGCGAGCGCCACCGCCACCGGTACGAGTTCAATCGCGAGTACGAGGCCATCCTCACCGGCGCCGGCCTTCGCCTCACCGGCACCACACCCGACGCCACCTACGTCGAGATCGTAGAGATCCCCACCCACCCCTTCTTCCTCGGCTGCCAGTTCCACCCCGAGTTCAAGTCCAAGCCGCTAGAGCCGCACCCGCTCTTCCGCGACTTCATCGCCGCCAGCTACCAGAACCGCCTCGCCATCCGCCACGAGATCGCGACCTCTTCCAGCCTGGAAGCCCTGTAACCCTCGAAGCGCTGTAACCAAAGACCGAGCCCGGAGTCGAACCATGCGCACCAGTCAGGGAGCGATATGGCACGACCCCTCTTAGTCTCATTCGTCGCCGGAGCATCCGGCCCCTGGCGCATCGATCGAGTCGAAAGCGTCACCGGCGACGGTCTTCAACCAGCAGAGAGACTCACCGTCCTTGAAGGCTCCGAGTTCGACCCCGTCGAATCACCCCGTTGGACCCTGCGCGGCGTAACCAGCAACACCCGCTACACCAATCGATCCGAATCCGGCGCGCTCCTCGCAAAACAGCAAGGCCTTCACCGCCCCCACGCAACACGCGCCGCACTCATCCCCATTCGCAAGACAGCAGACTGGTGGGATCTCCCCCAGGACGAGCGCCGCAGCATCTTCGAAGAGCAATCCAGCCACATAGGCATCGGCCTCGAGTATCTCCCCGCCATCGCGCGCCGCCTGCTCCACAGCCGCGACCTCGCCCAACCCTTCGACTTCCTCACCTGGTTCGAATATGCCCCCGAGCACAGCGATATCTTCGAAGAACTCGTGCGCCGCCTCCGCAGCTCCAGCGAATGGCAGTACGTCGACCGCGAGATCGACATCCGCCTCGTCCGCGCATAAACGTTTCGGCCCAACCCGCTCGGGCAGGCCAACACAGCCTGGAACCAAAAAACCCTGACAAGCAACCGCGTCGAGCTCTCCTCAGAGCTCCGCGGTCAGCTCGCAGTCCTGAGCAAAACAGACCCCTTCGATCGCAAACTCAACCCCCGATCAAACGTCACTAACTGCATAGCTCCCGCTGCTGCAAACGCCGCAAGGTACCCGTCAGCCCACACCTTCGGAGATACTTCATCACGACTCGTGCGGCGCCTGAACTCCTTGTCGATTCCCGGCGGCTCCTCAAGCAATGTGCCGTTCCAAAACTCTGAGAAGCGATCATAGGCGGCCCACGCATCCGCCTGCGTCAGCACATCCGCTCCCATTGCGCTTCGATTGGTCAGTAGCCGCAGAAGACCAAGCTGCGTAAAGCGACAGAGGTAGAAAAAAGAACCAGAAGCAGCTATATCCATCTCGGAGAAAAAAGAAAGGGCAACGTCATGATGAGGGTGAATCCCATGCGCCAGCGCCAGCAGAACATTCACGTCAGGGAAAAGGAATGTATTCGTACACGCCCTCCGGTCCAAGTTTGAGAGTTCCAGGATTCTTCGAGCGAATCACGGGAAATTTGAGCTTCCCTTTACGCTTTGGCGCCGGAGCCTCGGATCGCAAGGTAATGCTGACTCCCTTAAGAATCAGCTCCTTCACCGAAGTCCCTTCACGTGCCGCACGCGCCTTCAACTCTCGATAGATCGGATCGGGAATATCAACCGTGGTTCTCATATCCAAAACCTACCATATTTATGGCAAGCCAGCACAATCAATCAAAGGAACCACAAGCCACCCCCGCACCGCCTCACCTTGTACACTCAACCCAACCATGCTCTCCAATCTGCGCGCCGCCCTCATTCTCTGCCTCGCCACAGCTCCTGCCCTCTGCCAGACGCCACCAAACCAGACCGCACCCCCGACAGACCCCGGCCTCCGCACTATCGCCAACACCAACAAAAACCTCACCGGCACCCCGCCCCACGGCATCGACTGGAGCCCCGACGGCAGACTCCTCACCTTCCTCGTCGACGAGCCCAAGCCCAGCACCCCCGGCAACGCCGGCGACATCGTCCAGATCGAAGCCGCCACCGGCCACGCCAGCGTCCTCGCCACCGCCGAGCAGCTCAGCAAACTCACCGCCGCCGCCGTCAACGAAAAAGATGCCGACCACCGCGCCCGCTACAGCATGTCCGCCTACCTCTGGGCCGCCGACTCCAAACATCTCCTCCTCGACAACGGCGGCCGCCTCTGGCTCTACGACATCGCCGCCGGCACCGGCACCCTGATCGTCGACACCCACGAGGGCTCAGGCGACGACCCCAAGTTCTCCCCCGACGCAAAATCGGTCTCCTACCTCCACAACCACAACCTCTACGTCCACCCCGTAGCCGCCGCAGGCAAAGAAACAGCCCTCACCCACGACACCACCGACACCCTCCTCAACGGTGAAGTCGACTGGGTCTACCTCGAAGAGCTCGACGTCCGCAGCAACTACTTCTGGTCGCCGGACTCCAAATCAGTCGCCTATCTCCAGATGGACGAGGCCAAAGTCCCGCAGTACCCCATTACCGACTGGATCCCCACCCACGCCACCATCGACAGCCAGCGCTACCCCCAGCCCGGCGACCCCAATCCCGCCGTCCGCGTCGGCATCGTCGCCGCCAAAGGTGGCAAGACGAAGTTCATCGAAGTACCCTTCAGCCCCAACAACGACTACATCCCCCGCTTCGGCTGGATCGACGCCAACACCATCTACATCGAAGTCCTCACCCGCGACCAGCAGCACCTCAACCTCTACTTCGCCGACACCCGCTCCGGCAAAACCCGCCTCGTCTACACCGACACTGACTCCAAGTATCTCAACTTCAGCGCCGACCTCAACACCGTCTCTGGTGGCCGCTTCGTAATCAGCAGCTGGCGCGACGGCCACACCCACCTCTACCTCTACAGCTTCGACGAGCACCATCCGCTCGCCGCCGACGCCACCCTCACCCGCCAGCTAACCCAGGGCGACTACGAGGTCGAGTCCGTCAACAGCATCGACGAAAAGTCAGGCACTGTCTTCTACACCTCCAACGAAGGCTCCCCCCTCGAAGACAATCTCTGGTCCATCAAACTCGACGGCACTGCAAAAGATCAGCTCACCGCCGGGCGCGGTACCCACGGCACAAAAACCTCCCCCGACGGCATCCACTTCACCGACTACTACAGCGACGCCATCACTCCACCAGTCATCAGTCTCTGCAACGTGACCCGGAACTGCTCTCCCGTCTGGAAGTCGAAACCCCTTCCCCCGGCAACGACCGTCACCAGCGCCATCGTGTCCGTCACCGCCGCCGACGGAAAGACCAAACTCTACGGCCGTCTCACTCTTCCGTCCTCAACAAGTCCCACATCTGTCTCCGTTCCCCTCATCCTTAACCCCTACAACGGACCCACTCCCGAAAGCAGCATCCGTAACTCCTGGAGCACCACCCAGATCTTCAACGAGCTCCTCGCCCAGCACGGCTTCGCCGTCCTCGACGTCGACACCCGCGGCAGCGGCGGACGCGGACGCGACTTCCAGCAGGCCGCCTATCGCAACTTCGGCCCCGTCCAGTTCGCCGACCAGATGGCCTCCCTCGACCAGATCCTCGCCCAATACCCGCAGCTCGACCCCAAACGCATCGGCTGGTGGGGCTGGAGCTGGGGCGGCACCTTCACTCTCTACGCCATGACCCACACCGACCGCATCCGCGCCGGCGTCGCCGTAGCCCCCGTCACCGACTGGCGCAACTACGACTCCATCTACACCGAACGCTACCTCGGCCTCCCCGCCGAGAACGCCGCCAACTACACCACCGACTCCCCCACCACCGAAGCCGCAAAGATAAAAGGCCATCTCCTCATAGCCCAGGGCACCGGCGACGACAACGTCCACATGGCCAACACCATCCAGTTCCTCCAGCCCCTCATCGACGCCGGCATCCCCTACGACCTCCAGCTCTTCCCGCGCAAAACCCACTCCATCGCCGGCCCCACCGCACGCGACGAGCTCTTCAACCGCATCCTCTGGCACTTCGAAACCTACCTCAAGCCCTGAACTCCACCCCAACCGCTGCGAATCGCAGTTACATAGTTGTTGCGGTTGCAGTTGCAGTTGCCCTTCTGGTTCATCCCCGAAGGGGATCTGTGGTTGCCCTTGCAGTTGTTTACTTTCTAGCCGTCATCCTGACCCTGAGCGAAGTCGAATGGGGAATGACCCCCCGTATTTGTTTGCCCATACCTCCCTCACGCCCAATAGTTATCACCTCACGTAGTAGCATCCAAACAACATGACAACCCAATACGGCTCCTACGGTCCAGATCGCCGATCCTCCGGAACCTTCTTCGTCGTCCTGCTCTCGTTGATCCTCGGCGCCGCCGCCCTGGCCGTCTTCCTCCGCCACGCCACCACCGGCGTCTTCGCCCGCGTCGCCACCGCCATCACCGGCCGCACCACCACCTTCGACACCTCGGTTCCCGCCGTCGTCCAGCGCATTCAACGACTCAACCGCCTCGAAACCGTCGTCTACTCCATCGACACCGTAGTCGAAGGCTCGAAGTCCAGCGCCGTCCTCCCCGACCTCCTCGCCGGCGACCGCCTCCTGCTCGTCGTCCACGGCCAGTCCATCGCCGGCATCGATCTCTCACAACTAAAACCCGAAGACGTCCGCATCGACAACAACGGCCAATCCATCCACGTCACCCTCCCCGCCTCGCAACTCTTCATCACCACCCTCGACAACCAGCACACCCGCGTCTACGCACGCTCCACCGGCCTCCTCGTCCCCGCCGACCAGAACCTCGAGTCCGACACCCGCGCCAAGGCCGAGCAGCAGCTCCAGCAGTCCGCCCTCGCCGACGGCATCCTCGACACCGCCCGCAAGAACGCCCGCGCCACCATCACCACCCTGCTCTACAGCCTCGGCTTCCACCAGGTCGACGTCATCTAAACCAAGCCACTCAAGATCAAAGCGCGCTCCGCGTCTATCAAGTCGACGTCATCTAAACCAAGCCACTCAAGATCAAAGCGCGCTCCGCGTCTATCAAGTCGACGTCACCTAAACCAAGCCACTCAAGATCAAAGCGCGCTCCGCGTCTATCAAGTCGACGTCACCTAATCCGAAAACCACTTACCTCCAACGCCATTGCCGTTACCGTTCTGGTTGTCATCCCCGAAGGCGATCTGCGGTTGCCGTTGCTTTTGCCTTTCCCGCCTGCCCACAACCGCAGCAACCTTATTGGCCCCACCGCGTCCAACTGGTCAATGCCACCGAAGCAGCACCTCTCAACCGTCACTTCTCCCAGCCACCCACGAACCTGCGCTATCATTCAAGCATGATCTTCCGCTCCAAATCGAGGCCTGAAGACCCTCAAACCGAGGACGTCCCGGTCACCGCGCCGCTCCCCTTTCCACGCCTCGCGCAACATCACGAGGACGACGCAGAATCGACCCTCATCAAGACCGTAGGCTGGATCTCCGCTGGTCTCGGCGCCGTAGCCCTCGGCCTCTTCGTAGGCCGCGAACTCCGCCAGCGCTACAAGTTCAACCGCCGCACCCCCTACGACTTCTACGCCCACTCCGGCGACGAAAAAGACGTAGACTTCGGCCTCGGCATCTAGCAATTCTCAGCAGCACGCCAGCAGCCCACGACCCCTCAGTGAACCCCAAGCAGGGGGCACTTAGAATGGACCGCCAGCTGGTGCGCCGTCCCGCCCAACAACCGCCCCACCGTGCCATGCCCATGGCGAAGCCCAATCGCCAGCAGGTCAGGCTTGATCTCCTCGATCAACCGTAACAACTCGCCGACAATCTCTCCCTCGGCAATCTCCAGAGAAAGACTGACGCCGGCCCGGTCGGCCTCCGCCTTCGCCTTGCCCTGCAAGTCCGAATAAAAACTCCGCTTCTCCTCCTTCAACAATATGGGCACATTGGGAGCCACCGCCGCAACATAACTCATATACGCCGGAAAGCCCTCCAGCACCGTTATCAGATGAAGCGTGGCCGAACTAAACTTGGCCAGCTCCAACGCAGAATGAAACGCCCTCCCTGCCTCGGGCGATTCATCGAATGCCACAGCAATCTTTTTGAACATAATCTCTTCCCTTCATTCCTTATCAGATACATGCAGGGGAAGTTGGGAGCGAAATATTTGTTCGCGAAGCCCGAATCCGTCGTTGAGCCAGGAACCTGCACCCTGGTTTACGATACTCACGATGACAAAACTAGCTTTTCTCTTCCCCGGTCAGGGGTCACAGACCGTCGGCATGGGCCGCGATCTCTACGACCACTTCCCCACCGCCCGCGCCCTCTTCGACGAGGCCGACCACGCC
This window encodes:
- a CDS encoding NAD-dependent epimerase/dehydratase family protein — encoded protein: MNVILFGATGMVGQGALRECLLDLDVKQVLTIGRSPTGQHHPKLRELVHTDLFDYSTIEADLTGYDACFFCLGVTSAGMSEAQYTHVTHDLALAAATTLAKLNPSMTFIYVSGSGTDGTERGRTMWARVKGKTENDILKLPFKAAYMFRIGFIQPLHGIVSKTKLYSIFYTVLNPVLPLMRRAFPAQIGTTEQVGRAMLLVAKHGFPRPVLEPKDINTL
- a CDS encoding carboxypeptidase-like regulatory domain-containing protein produces the protein MQGLRNAGPILLTTLLCTMLSPYAHAQTLSRQSGLTSPSYPIPSTSAAAIPQIATLAPLPTPLHDDLPEAPGQQSANFISSDASDSSDQQPSGSISGTVLDPSGAQVEGALVSIQFLDSRPQRTLATDATGSFNFTAINPGTFKVAVVSSGFANWVSSALVLQKGQLYELPTITLQLSSANTNVDVNFTRHDIAEEQVSLEEKQRVLGVFPNFYVSYNWDAVPLSSGQKFRLALRTAYDPVSFAIPAIIAGTEQSQDTFSGYGQGTAGYFKRFGASYGDGFIGNILGNAILPSVFHQDPRYFYKGTGTIRSRTLYALSTAFICKGDNGHWQPNYSFILGNFASAGISNLYYPSSDRNGAGLTIRNGLIDTASGAASSLIQEFVVKRLSRGIPKNPIPGK
- a CDS encoding CTP synthase encodes the protein MSAKYIFVTGGVVSSLGKGLAAASIGCLLEARGIKVNLMKFDPYLNVDPGTMSPFQHGEVFVTDDGAETDLDLGHYERFTHARLTRDNNLTTGRIYEQIITKERRGDYLGKTVQVIPHVTNEIKNAMRKVAADCEVAIVEIGGTVGDIESLPFLEAIRQMRQDLGRENTCFVHVTLIPWIAAAQELKTKPTQHSVKEMLSIGIQPDILLCRSDRAVPREMRNKIALFCNVEEPAVIAARDVASIYEVPLTFAAEGVDTLALKYLRIETKAPDLSRWQDIVRRAYNPKDEVSIAIVGKYVEYEDSYKSLKEALVHGALAHNLKLRVTWLEAEGLETPDYAAQLQGFDGILVPGGFGKRGIEGMLNAIRFAREEAVPYFGICLGMQTACIEYARNVCGLKDANSGEFDPATPYRIIYKLRELTGVEEMGGTMRLGAWDCVMEPDSLAAHAYGKTEISERHRHRYEFNREYEAILTGAGLRLTGTTPDATYVEIVEIPTHPFFLGCQFHPEFKSKPLEPHPLFRDFIAASYQNRLAIRHEIATSSSLEAL
- a CDS encoding chlorite dismutase family protein; protein product: MARPLLVSFVAGASGPWRIDRVESVTGDGLQPAERLTVLEGSEFDPVESPRWTLRGVTSNTRYTNRSESGALLAKQQGLHRPHATRAALIPIRKTADWWDLPQDERRSIFEEQSSHIGIGLEYLPAIARRLLHSRDLAQPFDFLTWFEYAPEHSDIFEELVRRLRSSSEWQYVDREIDIRLVRA
- a CDS encoding TA system VapC family ribonuclease toxin — translated: MNVLLALAHGIHPHHDVALSFFSEMDIAASGSFFYLCRFTQLGLLRLLTNRSAMGADVLTQADAWAAYDRFSEFWNGTLLEEPPGIDKEFRRRTSRDEVSPKVWADGYLAAFAAAGAMQLVTFDRGLSLRSKGSVLLRTAS
- a CDS encoding alpha/beta fold hydrolase is translated as MVLISKTYHIYGKPAQSIKGTTSHPRTASPCTLNPTMLSNLRAALILCLATAPALCQTPPNQTAPPTDPGLRTIANTNKNLTGTPPHGIDWSPDGRLLTFLVDEPKPSTPGNAGDIVQIEAATGHASVLATAEQLSKLTAAAVNEKDADHRARYSMSAYLWAADSKHLLLDNGGRLWLYDIAAGTGTLIVDTHEGSGDDPKFSPDAKSVSYLHNHNLYVHPVAAAGKETALTHDTTDTLLNGEVDWVYLEELDVRSNYFWSPDSKSVAYLQMDEAKVPQYPITDWIPTHATIDSQRYPQPGDPNPAVRVGIVAAKGGKTKFIEVPFSPNNDYIPRFGWIDANTIYIEVLTRDQQHLNLYFADTRSGKTRLVYTDTDSKYLNFSADLNTVSGGRFVISSWRDGHTHLYLYSFDEHHPLAADATLTRQLTQGDYEVESVNSIDEKSGTVFYTSNEGSPLEDNLWSIKLDGTAKDQLTAGRGTHGTKTSPDGIHFTDYYSDAITPPVISLCNVTRNCSPVWKSKPLPPATTVTSAIVSVTAADGKTKLYGRLTLPSSTSPTSVSVPLILNPYNGPTPESSIRNSWSTTQIFNELLAQHGFAVLDVDTRGSGGRGRDFQQAAYRNFGPVQFADQMASLDQILAQYPQLDPKRIGWWGWSWGGTFTLYAMTHTDRIRAGVAVAPVTDWRNYDSIYTERYLGLPAENAANYTTDSPTTEAAKIKGHLLIAQGTGDDNVHMANTIQFLQPLIDAGIPYDLQLFPRKTHSIAGPTARDELFNRILWHFETYLKP
- a CDS encoding DUF4230 domain-containing protein, giving the protein MTTQYGSYGPDRRSSGTFFVVLLSLILGAAALAVFLRHATTGVFARVATAITGRTTTFDTSVPAVVQRIQRLNRLETVVYSIDTVVEGSKSSAVLPDLLAGDRLLLVVHGQSIAGIDLSQLKPEDVRIDNNGQSIHVTLPASQLFITTLDNQHTRVYARSTGLLVPADQNLESDTRAKAEQQLQQSALADGILDTARKNARATITTLLYSLGFHQVDVI
- a CDS encoding universal stress protein; its protein translation is MFKKIAVAFDESPEAGRAFHSALELAKFSSATLHLITVLEGFPAYMSYVAAVAPNVPILLKEEKRSFYSDLQGKAKAEADRAGVSLSLEIAEGEIVGELLRLIEEIKPDLLAIGLRHGHGTVGRLLGGTAHQLAVHSKCPLLGVH